In Zerene cesonia ecotype Mississippi chromosome 18, Zerene_cesonia_1.1, whole genome shotgun sequence, the following are encoded in one genomic region:
- the LOC119833867 gene encoding uncharacterized protein LOC119833867 isoform X1 yields MCRAHIAAVLRLLVLAGGAFFVNPYTSEERIDLNQVWVEIPTTLVALGGDVHIYVRGVTAGSLRVRLARDDDDGRSLLATMPLALDAESRLTLPCGYFSRGGIYYLEIVADKETFLDFENSTINTIKVKRDVTDGGIMETGDSVVKSWKFDVMWPTASLDVTPEQIQTYPERQVTAILEFPKVVCTPVQTSADFWLELLYCGHSSGGAVLCDGKNVSSHAHVLYSEQMYGFPGRRTMTLRCEHFGQAGDYALTLRPAAAAGPQDLAVAFVKADWSDQFVLNVHGGSVFPCGDGVRVLFQYPECVLDGADRVRVFGRDAERLRYVAERRVRRGQHTATFDCRLFSERYPEYCFVYVSQAVTGAVADVRMDCLPTLPLSDGGAGGWGEWSPWSACPAPAHCSTRTRSRHRFCDSPPPAYGAKYCEGQAVELAACECSARPWAGDSSMVVAEIGARCRCGCVLHLAPIARLLAGSARVCPARSFWLLQAEEGLIVRVRFEAVRLPCAGQSLRARNGDSLGSPLLASWDGPDSAAVSEDVETTTDSSGMVEIAGGRHILIELRSADTSERCTGGFLAHATQIEPIRNASAAWASVASAAWWRGGGGARAAAAALAALAAIAAVLLAIHSAHRTRAYQRAADKESLTDSDACSASLELGATSGSRSTLLSEVVGGVSLRRLLPARMRHTRLRDADRSSEIADQRDEDDISDAEDAMSVASACSAGSHASQATVTPENVSSSSAPVTSGAKASPLRRSHTVSTHVSAQQVMSPQQASTSEAVTAEISTSVTSVSERDSCSEKDRDSIWDKDRESVASSTSAATLTNGWYSPALSGVSAARVRDNAKRSKETSNRRLLRSDLSLTSHPELEIDYYDYEVNNAGSVPGSYLGMDPAFLVWIPPLEEGDIMREVDDNKAPIYEEIVPKEMRPDPGSNSESPEDRPATLKRNPANRSNESIKSMRKVIDRSSVIHPLNFSISDLQNSPKLGRKNKRKKGDNPVNIPMKELTLMSPVKVHKKSDDSTLKRVMEGREKDSTLKRSDFNDIRFADDSSNEIKFADDSPDSNRLVDKFDVKV; encoded by the exons ATGTGCCGCGCGCACATCGCCGCTGTGTTGCGGCTCCTAGTTTTGGCTG GTGGAGCATTCTTCGTAAACCCGTACACGAGCGAAGAGCGCATTGATCTCAACCAAGTATGGGTCGAGATACCCACGACCTTGGTCGCTTTGGGCGGGGACGTCCACATTTACGTCCGTGGCGTGACCGCTGGCAGCTTGCGAGTGCGCCTCGCTCGAGATGACGACGACGGACGCAGCCTCCTCGCCACCATGCCCTTAGCTCTAGACGCGGAAAGCCGACTCACTCTACCCTGCGGCTACTTCTCTAGAGGAGGCATTTACTACCTAGAAATAGTCGCTGATAAAGAAACCTTCCTCGACTTTGAAAACTCCACAATCAACACCATCAAAGTTAAGAGGGATGTGACCGATGGTGGAATTATGGAAACGGGAGACAGTGTGGTGAAATCTTGGAAGTTCGATGTTATGTGGCCGACGGCTAGCTTGGACGTCACTCCGGAACAGATTCAGACGTATCCGGAGAGACAAGTGACTGCGATCCTGGAGTTTCCGAAGGTGGTGTGCACTCCAGTGCAGACAAGTGCAGATTTTTGGCTGGAACTCTTGTACTGTGGCCATTCGAGCGGCGGTGCTGTATTGTGCGATGGCAAAAACGTCAGCTCGCATGCTCATGTGCTGTATTCAGAACAG ATGTATGGATTCCCCGGCCGTAGGACTATGACACTACGGTGTGAACACTTTGGCCAGGCGGGAGACTATGCGCTTACCTTGCGACCAGCTGCCGCCGCCGGTCCTCAGGACCTAGCTGTGGCCTTTGTTAAA GCGGATTGGTCAgaccaattcgtgctgaacgTGCACGGTGGTTCCGTGTTCCCCTGCGGAGACGGGGTACGGGTCCTCTTCCAGTACCCCGAGTGTGTGCTGGATGGAGCAGATAGAGTGCGCGTGTTCGGGCGCGACGCGGAGCGACTGCGATACGTGGCGGAGAGGCGCGTGAGACG CGGCCAACACACAGCCACATTCGACTGTAGACTGTTCAGCGAACGATATCCGGAATACTGTTTTGTGTACGTGTCGCAAGCTGTCACTGGCGCGGTCGCGGATGTGCGGATGGACTGTCTTCCCACGCTGCCTTTATCAG ATGGTGGTGCTGGTGGATGGGGGGAATGGTCTCCCTGGTCAGCCTGTCCAGCTCCCGCACACTGCTCCACGCGTACGCGCAGCAGACATCGGTTTTGCGACTCGCCTCCACCCGCATACGGTGCTAAATACTGCGAG GGCCAAGCAGTAGAATTAGCAGCATGCGAGTGTTCTGCTCGACCCTGGGCGGGAGACTCATCAATGGTAGTCGCAGAGATCGGCGCGAGATGTCGCTGCGGATGTGTGCTTCACCTCGCTCCTATTGCCAGACTCCTTGCGGGCTCCGCTAGGGTCTGTCCAGCTAGATCCTTCTGGCTTCTGCAg GCTGAAGAAGGATTGATAGTGCGCGTGCGTTTCGAAGCAGTGCGCTTGCCCTGTGCAGGCCAGTCGCTCCGGGCCCGTAATGGCGACTCCCTCGGATCTCCTCTGCTAGCTTCTTGGGACGGACCTGACAGTGCTGCTGTG TCTGAAGACGTAGAAACAACGACGGACAGCAGTGGGATGGTGGAAATAGCTGGTGGGAGGCACATCCTGATTGAGCTGCGGTCAGCTGACACCAGCGAGAGGTGCACGGGAGGCTTTCTGGCGCATGCCACACAGATAG AGCCCATACGCAACGCGTCCGCCGCGTGGGCGTCAGTCGCGAGCGCGGCGTGGTGGCGCGGCGGCGGGGGCGCGCGCGCTGCGgccgccgcgctcgccgcACTCGCTGCTATAGCGGCGGTCCTGCTGGCGATACATTCCGCCCACCGCACCAGAGCGTACCAGCGCGCTGCTGATAAGGAATCGCTTACTGATAGTGACG CATGTTCAGCATCACTGGAACTAGGAGCGACGTCAGGATCTCGCAGCACATTGCTGAGTGAGGTGGTGGGGGGTGTGTCGCTGCGGCGGCTCCTCCCCGCACGGATGAGACACACGCGGCTCAGAGACGCTGACAGGAGTTCTGAGATTGCGGACCAGAG GGACGAAGATGATATTTCCGACGCGGAAGACGCAATGAGCGTCGCCAGCGCGTGCAGTGCGGGGAGCCACGCCTCGCAAGCCACTGTGACGCCTGAGAACGTGTCATCTAGCAGCGCGCCCGTCACCAGTGGCGCTAAAGCATCTCCCCTGCGCCGCTCCCATACTGTCTCCACGCATGTTTCTGCCCAG CAGGTGATGTCACCACAACAAGCGTCTACCAGCGAGGCGGTCACAGCAGAAATCAGTACTAGCGTGACCAGTGTGAGCGAGCGGGACAGCTGCAGCGAGAAGGACCGAGACAGTATATGGGACAAGGATAGAGAGAGTGTTGCATCTTCTACTTCTGCTGCCACTTTAACTAAC GGTTGGTACTCCCCAGCGTTAAGTGGGGTGTCCGCCGCCCGAGTGAGGGACAACGCCAAGCGCAGCAAGGAGACCTCCAACCGCCGGCTGCTGCGGTCGGACCTGAGCCTCACCTCGCACCCTGAGCTGGAGATAGACTATTACGACTACGAAGTCAATAATGCGG GTTCTGTTCCTGGCTCGTATCTAGGAATGGATCCCGCTTTTTTAGTCTGGATACCTCCTCTTGAAGAGGGGGACATTATGAGAGAGGTTGATGACAACAAAGCTCCCATATATGAG GAAATCGTTCCAAAAGAGATGCGACCTGACCCGGGTAGCAACTCAGAATCGCCCGAAGACAGACCAGCTACCCTCAAACGGAACCCGGCTAACAGATCCAACGAATCCATAAAGTCAATGCGAAAAGTCATAGACAGGAGCAGCGTCATCCACCCATTAAACTTTAGCATTAGCGACTTGCAAAATTCGCCGAAGCTTGGCAGAAAAAATAAGAGAAAGAAAGGCGACAATCCCGTGAACATACCAATGAAGGAACTCACGCTAATGTCACCAGTGAAAGTGCATAAAAAATCCGATGACTCGACCCTAAAAAGAGTAATGGAAGGCAGAGAGAAGGACTCCACGTTGAAACGCAGCGATTTTAATGACATTCGGTTTGCGGACGATTCCTCTAATGAGATAAAATTCGCGGACGACTCGCCCGATAGCAATAGATTAGTTGATAAATTCGATGTTAAAGTGTAA
- the LOC119833867 gene encoding uncharacterized protein LOC119833867 isoform X3, with amino-acid sequence MCRAHIAAVLRLLVLAGGAFFVNPYTSEERIDLNQVWVEIPTTLVALGGDVHIYVRGVTAGSLRVRLARDDDDGRSLLATMPLALDAESRLTLPCGYFSRGGIYYLEIVADKETFLDFENSTINTIKVKRDVTDGGIMETGDSVVKSWKFDVMWPTASLDVTPEQIQTYPERQVTAILEFPKVVCTPVQTSADFWLELLYCGHSSGGAVLCDGKNVSSHAHVLYSEQMYGFPGRRTMTLRCEHFGQAGDYALTLRPAAAAGPQDLAVAFVKADWSDQFVLNVHGGSVFPCGDGVRVLFQYPECVLDGADRVRVFGRDAERLRYVAERRVRRGQHTATFDCRLFSERYPEYCFVYVSQAVTGAVADVRMDCLPTLPLSDGGAGGWGEWSPWSACPAPAHCSTRTRSRHRFCDSPPPAYGAKYCEGQAVELAACECSARPWAGDSSMVVAEIGARCRCGCVLHLAPIARLLAGSARVCPARSFWLLQAEEGLIVRVRFEAVRLPCAGQSLRARNGDSLGSPLLASWDGPDSAAVSEDVETTTDSSGMVEIAGGRHILIELRSADTSERCTGGFLAHATQIEPIRNASAAWASVASAAWWRGGGGARAAAAALAALAAIAAVLLAIHSAHRTRAYQRAADKESLTDSDACSASLELGATSGSRSTLLSEVVGGVSLRRLLPARMRHTRLRDADRSSEIADQRDEDDISDAEDAMSVASACSAGSHASQATVTPENVSSSSAPVTSGAKASPLRRSHTVSTHVSAQQVMSPQQASTSEAVTAEISTSVTSVSERDSCSEKDRDSIWDKDRESVASSTSAATLTNGWYSPALSGVSAARVRDNAKRSKETSNRRLLRSDLSLTSHPELEIDYYDYEVNNAGMDPAFLVWIPPLEEGDIMREVDDNKAPIYEEIVPKEMRPDPGSNSESPEDRPATLKRNPANRSNESIKSMRKVIDRSSVIHPLNFSISDLQNSPKLGRKNKRKKGDNPVNIPMKELTLMSPVKVHKKSDDSTLKRVMEGREKDSTLKRSDFNDIRFADDSSNEIKFADDSPDSNRLVDKFDVKV; translated from the exons ATGTGCCGCGCGCACATCGCCGCTGTGTTGCGGCTCCTAGTTTTGGCTG GTGGAGCATTCTTCGTAAACCCGTACACGAGCGAAGAGCGCATTGATCTCAACCAAGTATGGGTCGAGATACCCACGACCTTGGTCGCTTTGGGCGGGGACGTCCACATTTACGTCCGTGGCGTGACCGCTGGCAGCTTGCGAGTGCGCCTCGCTCGAGATGACGACGACGGACGCAGCCTCCTCGCCACCATGCCCTTAGCTCTAGACGCGGAAAGCCGACTCACTCTACCCTGCGGCTACTTCTCTAGAGGAGGCATTTACTACCTAGAAATAGTCGCTGATAAAGAAACCTTCCTCGACTTTGAAAACTCCACAATCAACACCATCAAAGTTAAGAGGGATGTGACCGATGGTGGAATTATGGAAACGGGAGACAGTGTGGTGAAATCTTGGAAGTTCGATGTTATGTGGCCGACGGCTAGCTTGGACGTCACTCCGGAACAGATTCAGACGTATCCGGAGAGACAAGTGACTGCGATCCTGGAGTTTCCGAAGGTGGTGTGCACTCCAGTGCAGACAAGTGCAGATTTTTGGCTGGAACTCTTGTACTGTGGCCATTCGAGCGGCGGTGCTGTATTGTGCGATGGCAAAAACGTCAGCTCGCATGCTCATGTGCTGTATTCAGAACAG ATGTATGGATTCCCCGGCCGTAGGACTATGACACTACGGTGTGAACACTTTGGCCAGGCGGGAGACTATGCGCTTACCTTGCGACCAGCTGCCGCCGCCGGTCCTCAGGACCTAGCTGTGGCCTTTGTTAAA GCGGATTGGTCAgaccaattcgtgctgaacgTGCACGGTGGTTCCGTGTTCCCCTGCGGAGACGGGGTACGGGTCCTCTTCCAGTACCCCGAGTGTGTGCTGGATGGAGCAGATAGAGTGCGCGTGTTCGGGCGCGACGCGGAGCGACTGCGATACGTGGCGGAGAGGCGCGTGAGACG CGGCCAACACACAGCCACATTCGACTGTAGACTGTTCAGCGAACGATATCCGGAATACTGTTTTGTGTACGTGTCGCAAGCTGTCACTGGCGCGGTCGCGGATGTGCGGATGGACTGTCTTCCCACGCTGCCTTTATCAG ATGGTGGTGCTGGTGGATGGGGGGAATGGTCTCCCTGGTCAGCCTGTCCAGCTCCCGCACACTGCTCCACGCGTACGCGCAGCAGACATCGGTTTTGCGACTCGCCTCCACCCGCATACGGTGCTAAATACTGCGAG GGCCAAGCAGTAGAATTAGCAGCATGCGAGTGTTCTGCTCGACCCTGGGCGGGAGACTCATCAATGGTAGTCGCAGAGATCGGCGCGAGATGTCGCTGCGGATGTGTGCTTCACCTCGCTCCTATTGCCAGACTCCTTGCGGGCTCCGCTAGGGTCTGTCCAGCTAGATCCTTCTGGCTTCTGCAg GCTGAAGAAGGATTGATAGTGCGCGTGCGTTTCGAAGCAGTGCGCTTGCCCTGTGCAGGCCAGTCGCTCCGGGCCCGTAATGGCGACTCCCTCGGATCTCCTCTGCTAGCTTCTTGGGACGGACCTGACAGTGCTGCTGTG TCTGAAGACGTAGAAACAACGACGGACAGCAGTGGGATGGTGGAAATAGCTGGTGGGAGGCACATCCTGATTGAGCTGCGGTCAGCTGACACCAGCGAGAGGTGCACGGGAGGCTTTCTGGCGCATGCCACACAGATAG AGCCCATACGCAACGCGTCCGCCGCGTGGGCGTCAGTCGCGAGCGCGGCGTGGTGGCGCGGCGGCGGGGGCGCGCGCGCTGCGgccgccgcgctcgccgcACTCGCTGCTATAGCGGCGGTCCTGCTGGCGATACATTCCGCCCACCGCACCAGAGCGTACCAGCGCGCTGCTGATAAGGAATCGCTTACTGATAGTGACG CATGTTCAGCATCACTGGAACTAGGAGCGACGTCAGGATCTCGCAGCACATTGCTGAGTGAGGTGGTGGGGGGTGTGTCGCTGCGGCGGCTCCTCCCCGCACGGATGAGACACACGCGGCTCAGAGACGCTGACAGGAGTTCTGAGATTGCGGACCAGAG GGACGAAGATGATATTTCCGACGCGGAAGACGCAATGAGCGTCGCCAGCGCGTGCAGTGCGGGGAGCCACGCCTCGCAAGCCACTGTGACGCCTGAGAACGTGTCATCTAGCAGCGCGCCCGTCACCAGTGGCGCTAAAGCATCTCCCCTGCGCCGCTCCCATACTGTCTCCACGCATGTTTCTGCCCAG CAGGTGATGTCACCACAACAAGCGTCTACCAGCGAGGCGGTCACAGCAGAAATCAGTACTAGCGTGACCAGTGTGAGCGAGCGGGACAGCTGCAGCGAGAAGGACCGAGACAGTATATGGGACAAGGATAGAGAGAGTGTTGCATCTTCTACTTCTGCTGCCACTTTAACTAAC GGTTGGTACTCCCCAGCGTTAAGTGGGGTGTCCGCCGCCCGAGTGAGGGACAACGCCAAGCGCAGCAAGGAGACCTCCAACCGCCGGCTGCTGCGGTCGGACCTGAGCCTCACCTCGCACCCTGAGCTGGAGATAGACTATTACGACTACGAAGTCAATAATGCGG GAATGGATCCCGCTTTTTTAGTCTGGATACCTCCTCTTGAAGAGGGGGACATTATGAGAGAGGTTGATGACAACAAAGCTCCCATATATGAG GAAATCGTTCCAAAAGAGATGCGACCTGACCCGGGTAGCAACTCAGAATCGCCCGAAGACAGACCAGCTACCCTCAAACGGAACCCGGCTAACAGATCCAACGAATCCATAAAGTCAATGCGAAAAGTCATAGACAGGAGCAGCGTCATCCACCCATTAAACTTTAGCATTAGCGACTTGCAAAATTCGCCGAAGCTTGGCAGAAAAAATAAGAGAAAGAAAGGCGACAATCCCGTGAACATACCAATGAAGGAACTCACGCTAATGTCACCAGTGAAAGTGCATAAAAAATCCGATGACTCGACCCTAAAAAGAGTAATGGAAGGCAGAGAGAAGGACTCCACGTTGAAACGCAGCGATTTTAATGACATTCGGTTTGCGGACGATTCCTCTAATGAGATAAAATTCGCGGACGACTCGCCCGATAGCAATAGATTAGTTGATAAATTCGATGTTAAAGTGTAA
- the LOC119833867 gene encoding uncharacterized protein LOC119833867 isoform X2, whose product MCRAHIAAVLRLLVLAGGAFFVNPYTSEERIDLNQVWVEIPTTLVALGGDVHIYVRGVTAGSLRVRLARDDDDGRSLLATMPLALDAESRLTLPCGYFSRGGIYYLEIVADKETFLDFENSTINTIKVKRDVTDGGIMETGDSVVKSWKFDVMWPTASLDVTPEQIQTYPERQVTAILEFPKVVCTPVQTSADFWLELLYCGHSSGGAVLCDGKNVSSHAHVLYSEQMYGFPGRRTMTLRCEHFGQAGDYALTLRPAAAAGPQDLAVAFVKADWSDQFVLNVHGGSVFPCGDGVRVLFQYPECVLDGADRVRVFGRDAERLRYVAERRVRRGQHTATFDCRLFSERYPEYCFVYVSQAVTGAVADVRMDCLPTLPLSDGGAGGWGEWSPWSACPAPAHCSTRTRSRHRFCDSPPPAYGAKYCEGQAVELAACECSARPWAGDSSMVVAEIGARCRCGCVLHLAPIARLLAGSARVCPARSFWLLQAEEGLIVRVRFEAVRLPCAGQSLRARNGDSLGSPLLASWDGPDSAAVSEDVETTTDSSGMVEIAGGRHILIELRSADTSERCTGGFLAHATQIEPIRNASAAWASVASAAWWRGGGGARAAAAALAALAAIAAVLLAIHSAHRTRAYQRAADKESLTDSDACSASLELGATSGSRSTLLSEVVGGVSLRRLLPARMRHTRLRDADRSSEIADQRDEDDISDAEDAMSVASACSAGSHASQATVTPENVSSSSAPVTSGAKASPLRRSHTVSTHVSAQVMSPQQASTSEAVTAEISTSVTSVSERDSCSEKDRDSIWDKDRESVASSTSAATLTNGWYSPALSGVSAARVRDNAKRSKETSNRRLLRSDLSLTSHPELEIDYYDYEVNNAGSVPGSYLGMDPAFLVWIPPLEEGDIMREVDDNKAPIYEEIVPKEMRPDPGSNSESPEDRPATLKRNPANRSNESIKSMRKVIDRSSVIHPLNFSISDLQNSPKLGRKNKRKKGDNPVNIPMKELTLMSPVKVHKKSDDSTLKRVMEGREKDSTLKRSDFNDIRFADDSSNEIKFADDSPDSNRLVDKFDVKV is encoded by the exons ATGTGCCGCGCGCACATCGCCGCTGTGTTGCGGCTCCTAGTTTTGGCTG GTGGAGCATTCTTCGTAAACCCGTACACGAGCGAAGAGCGCATTGATCTCAACCAAGTATGGGTCGAGATACCCACGACCTTGGTCGCTTTGGGCGGGGACGTCCACATTTACGTCCGTGGCGTGACCGCTGGCAGCTTGCGAGTGCGCCTCGCTCGAGATGACGACGACGGACGCAGCCTCCTCGCCACCATGCCCTTAGCTCTAGACGCGGAAAGCCGACTCACTCTACCCTGCGGCTACTTCTCTAGAGGAGGCATTTACTACCTAGAAATAGTCGCTGATAAAGAAACCTTCCTCGACTTTGAAAACTCCACAATCAACACCATCAAAGTTAAGAGGGATGTGACCGATGGTGGAATTATGGAAACGGGAGACAGTGTGGTGAAATCTTGGAAGTTCGATGTTATGTGGCCGACGGCTAGCTTGGACGTCACTCCGGAACAGATTCAGACGTATCCGGAGAGACAAGTGACTGCGATCCTGGAGTTTCCGAAGGTGGTGTGCACTCCAGTGCAGACAAGTGCAGATTTTTGGCTGGAACTCTTGTACTGTGGCCATTCGAGCGGCGGTGCTGTATTGTGCGATGGCAAAAACGTCAGCTCGCATGCTCATGTGCTGTATTCAGAACAG ATGTATGGATTCCCCGGCCGTAGGACTATGACACTACGGTGTGAACACTTTGGCCAGGCGGGAGACTATGCGCTTACCTTGCGACCAGCTGCCGCCGCCGGTCCTCAGGACCTAGCTGTGGCCTTTGTTAAA GCGGATTGGTCAgaccaattcgtgctgaacgTGCACGGTGGTTCCGTGTTCCCCTGCGGAGACGGGGTACGGGTCCTCTTCCAGTACCCCGAGTGTGTGCTGGATGGAGCAGATAGAGTGCGCGTGTTCGGGCGCGACGCGGAGCGACTGCGATACGTGGCGGAGAGGCGCGTGAGACG CGGCCAACACACAGCCACATTCGACTGTAGACTGTTCAGCGAACGATATCCGGAATACTGTTTTGTGTACGTGTCGCAAGCTGTCACTGGCGCGGTCGCGGATGTGCGGATGGACTGTCTTCCCACGCTGCCTTTATCAG ATGGTGGTGCTGGTGGATGGGGGGAATGGTCTCCCTGGTCAGCCTGTCCAGCTCCCGCACACTGCTCCACGCGTACGCGCAGCAGACATCGGTTTTGCGACTCGCCTCCACCCGCATACGGTGCTAAATACTGCGAG GGCCAAGCAGTAGAATTAGCAGCATGCGAGTGTTCTGCTCGACCCTGGGCGGGAGACTCATCAATGGTAGTCGCAGAGATCGGCGCGAGATGTCGCTGCGGATGTGTGCTTCACCTCGCTCCTATTGCCAGACTCCTTGCGGGCTCCGCTAGGGTCTGTCCAGCTAGATCCTTCTGGCTTCTGCAg GCTGAAGAAGGATTGATAGTGCGCGTGCGTTTCGAAGCAGTGCGCTTGCCCTGTGCAGGCCAGTCGCTCCGGGCCCGTAATGGCGACTCCCTCGGATCTCCTCTGCTAGCTTCTTGGGACGGACCTGACAGTGCTGCTGTG TCTGAAGACGTAGAAACAACGACGGACAGCAGTGGGATGGTGGAAATAGCTGGTGGGAGGCACATCCTGATTGAGCTGCGGTCAGCTGACACCAGCGAGAGGTGCACGGGAGGCTTTCTGGCGCATGCCACACAGATAG AGCCCATACGCAACGCGTCCGCCGCGTGGGCGTCAGTCGCGAGCGCGGCGTGGTGGCGCGGCGGCGGGGGCGCGCGCGCTGCGgccgccgcgctcgccgcACTCGCTGCTATAGCGGCGGTCCTGCTGGCGATACATTCCGCCCACCGCACCAGAGCGTACCAGCGCGCTGCTGATAAGGAATCGCTTACTGATAGTGACG CATGTTCAGCATCACTGGAACTAGGAGCGACGTCAGGATCTCGCAGCACATTGCTGAGTGAGGTGGTGGGGGGTGTGTCGCTGCGGCGGCTCCTCCCCGCACGGATGAGACACACGCGGCTCAGAGACGCTGACAGGAGTTCTGAGATTGCGGACCAGAG GGACGAAGATGATATTTCCGACGCGGAAGACGCAATGAGCGTCGCCAGCGCGTGCAGTGCGGGGAGCCACGCCTCGCAAGCCACTGTGACGCCTGAGAACGTGTCATCTAGCAGCGCGCCCGTCACCAGTGGCGCTAAAGCATCTCCCCTGCGCCGCTCCCATACTGTCTCCACGCATGTTTCTGCCCAG GTGATGTCACCACAACAAGCGTCTACCAGCGAGGCGGTCACAGCAGAAATCAGTACTAGCGTGACCAGTGTGAGCGAGCGGGACAGCTGCAGCGAGAAGGACCGAGACAGTATATGGGACAAGGATAGAGAGAGTGTTGCATCTTCTACTTCTGCTGCCACTTTAACTAAC GGTTGGTACTCCCCAGCGTTAAGTGGGGTGTCCGCCGCCCGAGTGAGGGACAACGCCAAGCGCAGCAAGGAGACCTCCAACCGCCGGCTGCTGCGGTCGGACCTGAGCCTCACCTCGCACCCTGAGCTGGAGATAGACTATTACGACTACGAAGTCAATAATGCGG GTTCTGTTCCTGGCTCGTATCTAGGAATGGATCCCGCTTTTTTAGTCTGGATACCTCCTCTTGAAGAGGGGGACATTATGAGAGAGGTTGATGACAACAAAGCTCCCATATATGAG GAAATCGTTCCAAAAGAGATGCGACCTGACCCGGGTAGCAACTCAGAATCGCCCGAAGACAGACCAGCTACCCTCAAACGGAACCCGGCTAACAGATCCAACGAATCCATAAAGTCAATGCGAAAAGTCATAGACAGGAGCAGCGTCATCCACCCATTAAACTTTAGCATTAGCGACTTGCAAAATTCGCCGAAGCTTGGCAGAAAAAATAAGAGAAAGAAAGGCGACAATCCCGTGAACATACCAATGAAGGAACTCACGCTAATGTCACCAGTGAAAGTGCATAAAAAATCCGATGACTCGACCCTAAAAAGAGTAATGGAAGGCAGAGAGAAGGACTCCACGTTGAAACGCAGCGATTTTAATGACATTCGGTTTGCGGACGATTCCTCTAATGAGATAAAATTCGCGGACGACTCGCCCGATAGCAATAGATTAGTTGATAAATTCGATGTTAAAGTGTAA